The segment ATTGGGAGGATAAAATGATGCGGCTGGAAGAAGCGGTAAGCGCGCATTTGCAACCGAAACTGAATAACAGGCTCTATCCTTTCCTGCTGCCGCAAAACATACTACTGCCGGCCGTTGTTTATCTACCGGTATCGGTGGAAAGGCTGCGCAGTCTTGTCGAGGATTCAGGCTTCATCAAGCAAAGGCTACAGTTTTCCTGTTACGCCACAAGTTACAAAGAGGCTGTCCAAACAGCGAGAATTATCCAAAGCGAATTACA is part of the Metallumcola ferriviriculae genome and harbors:
- the gp17 gene encoding tail completion protein gp17 — its product is MMRLEEAVSAHLQPKLNNRLYPFLLPQNILLPAVVYLPVSVERLRSLVEDSGFIKQRLQFSCYATSYKEAVQTARIIQSELQNFNGPMAGLSIGSVLLMEEISDYEPDTEIYSVSFEFEFQFEEG